Proteins encoded within one genomic window of Rhododendron vialii isolate Sample 1 chromosome 1a, ASM3025357v1:
- the LOC131316922 gene encoding 18.1 kDa class I heat shock protein-like: protein MSLIPSFFANRRGNNSIFSDPFALDAWDPFRDIPFPELSRENSAFVSTRVDWKETPEAHVFKADLPGLKKEEVKVEVEDDRVLQISGKRNVEKEEKNDKWHRVERSSGEFMRRFRLPENAKMDQVKAAMENGVLTVTVPKEEVKKPDVKAIEISG, encoded by the coding sequence ATGTCGCTGATCCCAAGCTTCTTCGCCAACCGACGGGGCAACAACAGCATCTTCTCCGATCCATTTGCTCTCGACGCGTGGGATCCCTTCCGGGACATTCCCTTCCCCGAGCTCTCCCGCGAGAACTCGGCGTTCGTCAGCACTCGCGTGGACTGGAAGGAGACCCCGGAGGCGCACGTGTTCAAGGCAGACCTGCCGGGGCTGAAGAAGGAGGAGGTGAAGGTGGAGGTCGAGGACGACAGGGTTCTGCAGATCAGCGGGAAGAGGAACGTCGAGAAGGAGGAGAAGAACGACAAGTGGCACCGCGTGGAGCGGAGCAGCGGGGAGTTCATGCGCCGGTTCAGGCTGCCGGAGAACGCGAAGATGGATCAGGTGAAGGCGGCCATGGAGAACGGGGTTCTGACTGTTACCGTCCCTAAAGAGGAGGTGAAGAAGCCTGATGTCAAGGCCATTGAGATTTCTGGTTGA